A window of Paenibacillus polygoni contains these coding sequences:
- the phnC gene encoding phosphonate ABC transporter ATP-binding protein, giving the protein MIEFKNVQKTYPNGTTALSNINLKIEQGEFVAVIGLSGAGKSTLIRCINRMHDITDGQLLVDHVDVSKLRGKQIRRFRRRIGMIFQSFNLVNRISVINNVLVSFVPDLSLWRKLTGIFTKEQKLLALEALDKVGILDKAYIRVDQLSGGQQQRVALARTLAQNPDIILADEPIASLDPVTSKIVMEDFKRINQTMKISVIMNIHHVEVALEYANRIIGVRAGEIVFDGAPAEVSKRVLNNIYGNVSDSEENNEEVASTLEVVSGHV; this is encoded by the coding sequence ATGATCGAATTTAAGAATGTTCAAAAGACATACCCAAACGGCACAACGGCTCTAAGCAACATAAATCTAAAGATTGAACAAGGAGAATTTGTAGCCGTCATTGGTTTATCCGGCGCCGGCAAGTCGACACTGATCAGATGTATTAATCGGATGCACGACATAACCGATGGGCAGTTACTAGTAGACCATGTAGATGTATCGAAGTTACGCGGCAAACAAATTCGCCGTTTTCGAAGAAGAATTGGGATGATTTTTCAATCTTTTAATCTTGTCAATCGAATAAGTGTGATAAATAACGTACTCGTCTCCTTCGTACCGGATCTATCCCTATGGCGTAAGCTGACCGGCATTTTTACGAAAGAACAAAAGCTCCTGGCATTAGAGGCTTTAGATAAAGTTGGGATTTTGGATAAGGCTTATATCCGTGTAGACCAGCTATCCGGCGGACAACAGCAGCGGGTCGCCCTTGCCCGTACACTCGCTCAGAATCCAGATATCATCCTTGCGGATGAACCGATCGCTTCTCTTGACCCAGTAACTTCAAAAATCGTGATGGAAGATTTCAAGAGAATTAATCAAACCATGAAGATCTCCGTGATTATGAACATCCATCATGTAGAGGTCGCTTTGGAGTATGCAAACCGTATTATCGGGGTTCGTGCAGGAGAAATTGTATTTGATGGTGCGCCTGCTGAGGTGTCAAAGCGAGTTCTGAACAACATTTATGGAAATGTCTCTGATTCTGAAGAGAATAACGAAGAAGTTGCATCTACGTTAGAGGTGGTTTCAGGACATGTATGA
- a CDS encoding carbohydrate ABC transporter permease, with protein MFAKSIRKDHYGYYFIAPFFLIFLMFGLYPILYSLYLSFTNWDGITSPEFVGLGNYIAVLQDPLFYKTLFNTLFIWGVSVVPQLTVSLVLAFILNDKLLKGRDIFRAVYFFPNIVTAASLGLLVSLIFDWQSGGLNHFLVQVGLIDDPINWKDDPWFMRLIVSSILFFQYFGYSMVIYLAGLQGIDPSLQEAAQIDGAEKKHIFFHIIVPMLRPIILFQIITSIIGGIQIFDQPFTLTNGSGGPDRAAMTSIMYLYNVAFQSTRFGYGAAVAFCLFVIIILLSAVSFMMTKRKSSS; from the coding sequence ATGTTTGCTAAGTCGATCCGCAAAGACCACTATGGTTACTATTTCATTGCACCATTCTTTCTTATTTTCCTCATGTTTGGCCTCTATCCTATTCTCTACTCTCTATATCTTAGTTTTACGAATTGGGACGGAATCACTTCCCCCGAGTTTGTCGGACTGGGTAACTATATAGCTGTTCTACAAGATCCGCTGTTTTATAAAACACTCTTTAACACGCTCTTTATCTGGGGAGTCTCCGTTGTTCCGCAGCTTACCGTTTCTCTTGTGCTTGCCTTTATTCTGAACGACAAGCTACTCAAAGGGCGAGACATCTTCCGAGCCGTTTATTTCTTCCCGAACATTGTTACAGCTGCATCGCTGGGTCTGCTAGTAAGTCTAATCTTTGATTGGCAGTCTGGGGGGCTGAATCACTTTCTAGTTCAAGTGGGACTCATCGATGATCCAATCAATTGGAAGGATGACCCTTGGTTTATGCGCCTTATCGTTTCTTCCATTCTATTCTTTCAATATTTTGGGTACTCGATGGTCATCTATCTTGCCGGACTGCAAGGGATCGATCCTTCGCTGCAAGAAGCTGCGCAAATTGATGGGGCTGAGAAAAAACATATATTCTTTCATATCATCGTGCCGATGCTTCGTCCGATCATTCTTTTTCAGATTATTACGTCCATCATTGGAGGTATCCAAATTTTTGACCAGCCGTTTACACTCACGAATGGCTCAGGCGGCCCGGATCGTGCAGCGATGACAAGTATCATGTATCTCTATAACGTCGCATTCCAAAGCACTCGTTTTGGTTACGGAGCAGCCGTAGCCTTTTGTTTATTCGTCATCATCATTCTGTTATCAGCCGTATCCTTTATGATGACCAAGCGGAAGAGCAGTTCATAG
- a CDS encoding ABC transporter substrate-binding protein, whose translation MKKRLNRKYISVIAILTAAMMLSGCRATGVTHSKQEEITIWSFTDEAGYAIEKFEEKYPDIKVNFVNIPGTFYITKLKSALQTASKAPDVFMIENANIRELIDVPYLENLSSAPYDANELIKEQYPFVQSNEKDSEGNVRAIGYQGTPGGIYYRRDLAKQYLGTDDPEKVSQMISTWEDIFKIGERVQQESGNKVHALANWNAISNSYDGIPWVKDGKFVIDDTYMKVLDLVREARQRRVLGEYDDGSAGYAASMQKGQVMFYPGATWALQYTFKANAPDTKGLWGLAQGPSAFSSGGTYIAMYSKSDKKDLAWKFIEFYNFDRDFLSELAKEQDYFTSNMVVNDELAKTVTSDYLGGQKHFEFFSEAAKQVPVYERTKYDRTINADIFKIVLPLYLNNDIQTKEEAVKRIKRDVKLRFPELEVD comes from the coding sequence ATGAAGAAGAGGCTTAATCGAAAATATATCTCGGTTATTGCTATTCTCACTGCGGCAATGATGTTATCTGGATGCAGGGCCACAGGAGTGACCCATTCTAAACAAGAGGAGATTACCATTTGGAGCTTTACCGATGAAGCGGGTTATGCGATTGAGAAATTTGAAGAAAAGTATCCAGACATTAAAGTGAACTTCGTTAATATCCCCGGGACTTTCTATATTACGAAATTGAAATCGGCACTGCAGACCGCATCCAAAGCACCCGATGTCTTTATGATCGAGAATGCAAATATAAGAGAATTGATTGATGTGCCTTATTTAGAAAATTTATCCTCAGCACCATATGACGCAAATGAGCTTATTAAGGAGCAATACCCTTTTGTTCAGTCTAATGAAAAGGATAGCGAAGGAAACGTCAGGGCGATTGGTTATCAAGGTACACCAGGGGGGATCTATTACCGCAGAGATTTGGCCAAACAATATTTAGGGACAGATGACCCTGAAAAAGTCAGCCAGATGATCAGCACCTGGGAGGACATTTTTAAGATCGGAGAGCGGGTGCAGCAGGAAAGCGGCAATAAGGTGCATGCGCTGGCAAACTGGAATGCGATATCGAATTCATATGATGGTATTCCCTGGGTGAAGGATGGGAAATTCGTCATCGATGATACCTATATGAAGGTTCTGGATCTTGTGCGTGAAGCTCGTCAGCGCCGTGTGCTGGGGGAGTATGACGATGGAAGTGCCGGCTACGCTGCATCGATGCAAAAAGGTCAGGTTATGTTCTATCCAGGAGCCACCTGGGCACTGCAGTATACATTTAAGGCGAATGCACCGGATACAAAGGGACTATGGGGTCTCGCGCAGGGTCCATCTGCTTTTAGTTCAGGCGGTACGTACATTGCGATGTATAGCAAAAGTGATAAAAAGGATCTTGCCTGGAAGTTTATTGAGTTCTATAACTTTGATCGTGATTTTTTATCTGAACTCGCAAAAGAACAAGATTATTTTACTAGTAATATGGTTGTAAATGATGAACTGGCAAAAACGGTTACTTCTGATTATTTAGGAGGACAGAAACATTTTGAATTCTTCTCAGAGGCAGCGAAACAGGTGCCTGTGTATGAACGAACCAAATACGATAGGACCATTAACGCGGATATTTTTAAAATTGTACTTCCGTTGTATCTGAATAACGACATTCAGACCAAAGAAGAAGCAGTGAAGAGAATAAAAAGGGATGTGAAGTTACGATTTCCGGAACTTGAAGTTGATTAG
- the phnE gene encoding phosphonate ABC transporter, permease protein PhnE, producing MYDKLFPPKKLVLSNGKIIMKKRSRLPFIILILAALTVTSTELTDFNILMLFDRIDEFFMIIGEMVPPKWSYFPHLLDAMFSTLQMSFLGSIIGAALALPFAMMASSNVIRNKSVVAVCKIILSLLRTLPTLVTALIATYVFGLGPMAGLVAIMLFTLSYVGKLVYEQIENIDMGAFEAMESIGMNRVEAFRYAIFPQVLSRYLSTSLFCFEGNVRYAAILGYVGAGGIGLLIHENIGWRDYSRVGMIILSLIATVYVIETISEHFRKKLT from the coding sequence ATGTATGATAAACTCTTCCCTCCAAAAAAACTGGTTCTGTCGAACGGGAAAATCATCATGAAAAAAAGATCTCGGCTCCCCTTCATAATCTTGATCCTTGCCGCCCTAACAGTGACATCTACCGAACTGACTGATTTCAATATTTTAATGCTCTTTGACCGGATAGATGAGTTTTTTATGATTATAGGCGAGATGGTTCCTCCTAAATGGAGTTACTTCCCTCACCTTTTGGATGCAATGTTTTCAACCTTGCAAATGTCATTCTTAGGATCTATTATTGGCGCTGCTCTGGCTCTTCCCTTCGCCATGATGGCTTCTTCTAACGTCATCCGTAATAAATCCGTCGTAGCTGTATGTAAAATCATACTCAGCCTGCTCAGAACACTCCCTACGCTGGTAACGGCACTGATCGCTACCTATGTGTTCGGCTTAGGTCCGATGGCAGGACTGGTGGCCATTATGCTCTTTACGCTCTCCTATGTCGGTAAATTAGTATATGAACAGATCGAAAACATCGATATGGGAGCTTTTGAAGCGATGGAATCGATTGGGATGAACCGTGTGGAGGCTTTTCGATATGCGATATTTCCGCAGGTACTCTCTCGTTATCTATCTACTTCTTTATTTTGTTTTGAGGGAAATGTACGATATGCGGCTATTCTCGGATACGTGGGTGCTGGAGGAATTGGCCTGCTGATCCATGAGAACATCGGCTGGCGAGATTATTCTAGAGTCGGAATGATTATTTTGTCGCTGATCGCCACCGTATATGTAATTGAAACCATCAGCGAGCATTTTAGAAAAAAGTTAACTTGA
- a CDS encoding S-layer homology domain-containing protein: MFNMFKKGTAFMLSFILVLSLVTIPSALPASAESLEQAGSLQNEHISKVTTTFYGDTTSSKGFTWYTSKQLTDSTVQVIKKTGAEPDFDKALTFTGTSTESTNSQEELVHKAEASKLEANTKYYYRVGDKKQGIWSKTGIFQTAPQSGAFTFIDIADTQAKTEEEAILSAETLEKALQTVTDAQFVVHNGDIVDKGTKEEQWDWLLGHSQDSLLQTTIVPSAGNHEDENYAFYEHFHINEPDGSATETGAYYSFDYSNAHFIVLNSNEDSAEYANFSKEQVEWLKKDAAAAKKAGARWIIVNIHKGPYTTSNHATDEDIMGANGVRNQIAPLMAELDIDFVMQGHDHIYARTKPITSEGKATSPEKITETLNGETIEYSVNPDGSIYMIPATAGPKVYYKNKSEELGDSYYRLFEKAEEHHAAIYGPDPDKNDRPKRSQVQNFVGIKVDGDKLTAVTYEIDQNKNEAKPFIVDQFGIIKNDSAASTKPVVSLKDISGHWAESAIQSGVTVGYIKGYQDETFKPNAHINRAEFITMLGRALQMKETTSSLSFTDAKQIPSWASPYISQAVEAGIVDGYTDGTFRASKQLNRSEITTWMVRAAGLTVNNNASLSFTDKDSVPAWAVPYVAAGVKAGLISGVGQNRFAPKQLTTRAEAAVFIAKLLKVMN, encoded by the coding sequence ATGTTTAACATGTTTAAAAAGGGAACGGCATTTATGTTATCGTTTATTCTGGTACTTAGCTTGGTCACTATTCCTTCAGCCTTGCCGGCTAGCGCAGAATCTTTGGAACAAGCAGGTTCATTACAAAATGAGCACATCAGCAAAGTAACAACCACCTTTTATGGAGATACAACAAGTTCAAAGGGGTTTACCTGGTATACTTCTAAACAACTTACGGACAGTACCGTTCAGGTGATCAAGAAAACAGGGGCAGAGCCTGATTTTGACAAAGCTCTCACTTTTACAGGCACCTCTACGGAATCCACCAACTCACAAGAAGAGCTTGTACATAAAGCGGAGGCTTCAAAACTTGAAGCAAATACGAAGTATTACTACCGGGTAGGTGACAAGAAACAAGGAATATGGAGTAAAACGGGTATTTTCCAAACCGCTCCTCAAAGCGGTGCATTTACTTTTATTGATATCGCGGATACGCAAGCCAAAACAGAAGAAGAAGCCATTTTATCAGCGGAGACTCTTGAAAAAGCACTTCAAACCGTTACTGACGCTCAGTTTGTCGTTCACAACGGTGATATAGTAGACAAAGGAACAAAAGAAGAACAGTGGGACTGGCTCTTAGGTCATTCTCAAGATAGCTTGCTGCAGACAACGATTGTTCCTTCTGCGGGGAATCATGAAGACGAGAACTATGCTTTTTATGAACACTTCCATATTAACGAACCTGACGGCTCTGCTACAGAAACAGGAGCATATTACTCTTTTGATTACAGTAATGCGCATTTTATCGTGCTGAACTCAAATGAAGATTCGGCCGAATATGCTAATTTTTCTAAAGAACAAGTGGAATGGTTAAAGAAGGACGCAGCTGCTGCGAAGAAAGCGGGAGCGAGGTGGATTATTGTGAATATCCATAAAGGCCCTTATACTACCTCTAACCATGCAACGGATGAGGATATTATGGGCGCTAATGGCGTACGTAACCAAATCGCTCCGCTCATGGCAGAGCTTGATATTGATTTTGTTATGCAAGGGCATGATCATATCTATGCACGTACGAAACCGATCACTTCGGAAGGAAAAGCAACCTCTCCTGAGAAAATAACAGAAACCTTAAATGGCGAAACGATTGAATACAGTGTGAATCCAGACGGCAGCATCTACATGATTCCAGCGACAGCGGGACCGAAGGTCTATTATAAAAATAAAAGCGAAGAACTCGGAGACAGCTACTATCGTCTGTTTGAAAAGGCTGAAGAACATCATGCGGCGATATACGGACCCGATCCAGATAAAAATGACAGACCAAAACGCAGCCAAGTACAGAATTTTGTCGGTATAAAGGTTGATGGAGATAAGCTTACTGCAGTCACCTATGAAATCGACCAAAATAAAAATGAAGCGAAGCCTTTCATTGTAGATCAATTCGGAATCATCAAGAATGACTCGGCCGCAAGCACCAAGCCAGTCGTTTCTTTAAAAGACATTTCTGGTCACTGGGCAGAGAGTGCCATTCAGTCTGGTGTCACTGTAGGATATATAAAAGGCTATCAAGATGAGACGTTTAAACCAAATGCGCACATCAATCGTGCTGAATTTATTACGATGCTAGGCCGCGCTCTACAAATGAAGGAAACAACAAGTTCACTTTCCTTTACGGATGCGAAGCAAATACCTTCTTGGGCATCCCCCTATATCTCTCAAGCTGTAGAAGCAGGGATTGTAGACGGGTATACAGACGGTACATTTAGAGCAAGTAAACAACTGAATCGTTCAGAAATAACGACATGGATGGTTCGTGCAGCAGGGCTGACGGTAAATAACAATGCCTCCCTCTCCTTCACAGATAAAGATTCTGTTCCCGCATGGGCAGTTCCGTATGTTGCAGCAGGTGTTAAAGCAGGACTTATAAGCGGTGTGGGACAAAATCGCTTTGCTCCTAAGCAATTAACCACCCGCGCAGAAGCTGCCGTGTTTATTGCGAAGCTGTTAAAGGTAATGA
- a CDS encoding carbohydrate ABC transporter permease, producing the protein MQSAKMADQPIAVQKQTNMKSMTIGKILVYFILVSLAIICIIPFYLMLIYSTHNNATIASTFTFLPGQFLVDNYLNMASKINIWKGFANSFFIAGTSTVLSLYIGALTAYGFAKYKFKGRTGLFLFLLATMMVPGQLALIGMYRLFSTLGLLDSYLAIILPAAANAFNVFFIKQFIEGSIPDEIIESARVDSAGEFRTFNQIVLPILGPAIAALGIFTFIGSWNNFLTPLVLLFSLDKYPLPVLVALVQGYYGMDYGLLYLGVAISIVPIIIVFSIFSKQIIGSVALGAVKG; encoded by the coding sequence ATGCAATCGGCAAAAATGGCAGATCAGCCTATCGCTGTCCAGAAGCAAACCAACATGAAGAGTATGACTATAGGGAAAATACTTGTGTATTTCATTTTAGTGAGCCTCGCGATCATCTGTATCATCCCTTTTTATTTAATGCTCATCTATTCCACTCATAACAATGCAACAATCGCATCAACCTTTACTTTCCTTCCTGGACAGTTTCTTGTCGATAATTATCTAAACATGGCTTCTAAAATAAATATTTGGAAAGGATTCGCTAACAGCTTTTTCATTGCGGGAACTTCTACTGTACTTTCCTTATATATAGGGGCGCTTACCGCATATGGTTTTGCAAAGTATAAGTTTAAAGGACGTACCGGACTGTTCTTATTCCTGCTTGCTACGATGATGGTTCCAGGGCAGCTTGCTCTCATCGGAATGTATCGCTTGTTTAGTACACTTGGGCTTCTAGACAGCTATTTAGCCATTATCTTACCTGCAGCGGCGAATGCGTTTAATGTATTTTTTATCAAACAATTTATTGAAGGCAGTATACCCGATGAAATTATTGAATCTGCTCGTGTAGACAGCGCAGGGGAGTTTCGGACATTTAATCAGATTGTGTTACCGATTCTTGGGCCTGCTATTGCGGCACTAGGGATCTTCACGTTTATTGGATCATGGAATAACTTTCTCACACCGCTCGTTCTTCTTTTCTCCCTAGATAAATACCCGCTCCCTGTACTTGTTGCACTCGTGCAAGGATATTATGGAATGGACTATGGATTACTATATTTAGGTGTGGCCATCTCGATTGTACCTATTATCATTGTATTCTCTATCTTCTCAAAGCAAATTATAGGCAGCGTAGCGCTTGGGGCTGTGAAAGGATAG
- the phnE gene encoding phosphonate ABC transporter, permease protein PhnE — translation MTTIERQMLASPRNHRYVLTVTAIVLMLFIWSLNTVSFKDMNQNGFVIALNILKGLGSPDLELLFSLSKQGIIYLLIQTAAIAFLGTLVGAVLSVPLAFLAASNIVPKPVAWITRLLLIMIRTIPALVYGLMFIRVSGPGPFTGVLTIGLTSIGMLSKLYVDTIEELDKKVLESMTSLGCTTFEKIRFGILPQLFSLFLSVTIYRFDMNMREASILGLVGAGGIGAPLIFAMNSYRWNQVGSILIGLVVLILLIEWISNRLRSKLIHG, via the coding sequence ATGACAACAATAGAAAGACAAATGCTGGCTTCCCCTCGAAATCACAGGTATGTGCTGACCGTTACGGCGATTGTGCTTATGCTGTTCATCTGGTCTTTAAATACAGTAAGCTTTAAAGACATGAATCAGAATGGATTCGTGATCGCCCTCAACATCCTAAAAGGATTGGGCAGTCCAGATCTAGAGCTGCTGTTTAGCTTATCGAAACAAGGTATCATCTATTTACTTATTCAAACGGCAGCCATTGCTTTTTTAGGTACCCTTGTAGGTGCAGTACTATCTGTTCCACTCGCTTTTTTAGCGGCCTCCAATATTGTACCGAAACCGGTCGCATGGATCACAAGACTGCTCCTTATTATGATACGAACCATTCCAGCACTGGTTTACGGGTTAATGTTCATTCGCGTGTCCGGACCTGGACCATTCACAGGTGTGCTAACCATAGGGCTGACTTCGATCGGCATGTTATCGAAACTCTATGTCGACACGATTGAAGAGCTGGATAAGAAAGTACTAGAGTCAATGACCTCCTTAGGCTGTACAACCTTTGAAAAAATTCGCTTCGGCATCTTACCGCAGCTGTTCTCCTTATTCCTATCGGTTACGATCTATCGGTTTGACATGAACATGCGTGAAGCATCAATTCTTGGATTAGTTGGCGCCGGTGGAATTGGAGCCCCACTGATCTTTGCGATGAACAGCTATCGTTGGAATCAGGTCGGCTCGATCTTAATCGGTTTAGTGGTTCTTATTTTGCTTATCGAATGGATATCCAATCGTCTTCGCTCCAAACTCATTCATGGGTAA
- a CDS encoding bifunctional metallophosphatase/5'-nucleotidase, translated as MNTKTKDTVVITLLETSDVHGHIYPTDYRGTGNMPLGFAKLSTIIRKEREKDPHLLLIDNGDLLQGTPFMYYYARYDRTGMHPATKLLNHLTYDAAVLGNHEFNYGLELLISHMKDARCPYLSANIVTESSGEPAFGPPYRIFTMQEGVRVAVLGITTHYVPNWEDSANIRGLEFKDALASAQEWITHIRITEQPDAIVVCYHGGFECDPVTGKATEPLTGENQGYEMCMHLEGVDVLLTGHQHRLLAGELNGVLYAQPGSAGQAIAKVELQFEQDVEGRWEICGKKAQLIHASEAEADQEVLSLFAEAERNTQAWLDQPIGRAEGDLSIPDPFTARQKDHAFTEFINRVQMEVTGAAISCTSIFTNKAKGFSEHITMRDVVSNYIYPNTLKVLLLTGRDIRDALEQNALYFTFEENAGRLQVSKGYLEPKPQHFNYDMWEGIEYELDISRPEGSRVSKLMFNGAPMDLDASFEVVMNSYRAGGGGNFKMLMDKPVIREIPTDMTEILADYIRKRKVIYASCDHNWQVVF; from the coding sequence GTGAATACGAAGACAAAAGATACAGTAGTCATTACACTGCTGGAAACAAGTGATGTGCATGGTCACATTTACCCAACAGATTATCGGGGGACAGGGAATATGCCGCTTGGTTTTGCGAAACTGTCTACAATCATTCGTAAGGAACGGGAAAAAGATCCGCATCTCTTGCTTATCGATAACGGTGATCTTTTGCAGGGAACTCCCTTCATGTATTACTATGCGAGATACGATAGAACAGGGATGCATCCAGCAACGAAACTGTTAAATCACCTTACATACGATGCAGCTGTACTTGGTAATCATGAATTCAATTACGGTTTAGAGCTGCTGATCAGTCATATGAAAGACGCCAGGTGTCCCTATTTATCTGCCAATATCGTAACAGAGTCCAGCGGTGAACCTGCATTCGGTCCGCCTTACCGTATATTTACGATGCAGGAAGGTGTCCGTGTTGCCGTACTCGGTATTACAACGCACTATGTTCCTAACTGGGAAGATTCGGCGAACATCCGGGGGCTAGAATTCAAAGATGCGTTAGCGTCTGCACAAGAGTGGATTACTCATATTCGCATTACCGAGCAGCCAGATGCAATCGTCGTCTGCTACCACGGAGGATTTGAATGTGATCCAGTCACCGGAAAAGCTACGGAACCTCTTACAGGGGAAAATCAGGGCTATGAGATGTGTATGCACCTTGAAGGGGTGGATGTACTGTTAACGGGACATCAGCATCGGCTTCTTGCCGGTGAATTAAATGGAGTATTGTATGCGCAGCCTGGTTCAGCTGGACAAGCGATTGCTAAAGTGGAACTTCAATTCGAACAGGATGTGGAGGGCAGATGGGAAATATGCGGTAAAAAGGCACAGCTCATACATGCAAGCGAAGCGGAAGCAGATCAGGAAGTGCTTTCACTTTTTGCTGAGGCAGAACGAAATACACAGGCATGGCTGGATCAGCCTATTGGCAGAGCGGAGGGCGACTTATCGATTCCCGATCCATTTACAGCTAGACAAAAGGATCATGCCTTCACTGAATTTATTAATCGAGTGCAGATGGAGGTCACAGGTGCGGCTATCTCCTGCACTTCTATTTTTACCAATAAGGCAAAAGGGTTCTCCGAACACATCACCATGCGTGACGTCGTATCGAACTATATCTATCCAAATACCCTGAAGGTACTTCTACTGACAGGCCGTGATATTCGGGATGCCCTGGAGCAGAACGCCCTTTACTTTACATTCGAGGAGAACGCCGGGCGATTACAAGTATCTAAGGGCTATCTAGAACCGAAACCGCAGCACTTTAATTATGACATGTGGGAAGGCATCGAATACGAACTGGATATCTCAAGACCCGAAGGGAGCCGTGTTAGTAAGCTGATGTTTAACGGTGCTCCTATGGACCTGGACGCTTCCTTTGAAGTGGTGATGAACAGTTACCGAGCGGGTGGAGGAGGCAACTTCAAAATGCTTATGGATAAACCTGTGATCCGAGAAATACCGACAGACATGACAGAGATTTTGGCTGATTATATCAGAAAGCGAAAGGTTATCTATGCATCATGTGATCACAACTGGCAGGTCGTCTTCTAA
- a CDS encoding AraC family transcriptional regulator, whose product MGEPTFLETGHMTEGFPIRVIHTSRQFNFASHWHEEVEMVVVRGKHAKIRVYNRLYELEQGDILMIKPGDVHCFLPGTDQLTILLFRLELITGSFAVTEDTKEMVELFHETTFIPSTLCCENNLSSYVDTLSDESNKQLPGYRLSMIARLYDLIVHLVRIKTLAIQPFHPGRVCSPAKKFEFIESICEYLEEHYAENIKLDQVAEHIKFSKFYVCTLFKELKGVTLMEYLNHFRIIKSEWALLFSEDSILDISIRHGFNNINSYNRLFKKYNHCTPTEFRKKHRTKITTYEG is encoded by the coding sequence ATGGGAGAACCTACTTTTCTTGAGACAGGTCATATGACGGAAGGATTTCCTATACGCGTGATTCATACGAGCAGGCAGTTTAATTTTGCTTCTCACTGGCATGAAGAAGTTGAAATGGTCGTCGTGAGGGGGAAACATGCGAAGATTAGAGTATATAACCGTCTTTATGAACTTGAGCAGGGGGATATCCTGATGATTAAACCGGGGGATGTACACTGTTTCTTGCCGGGTACAGATCAGCTTACCATTCTTTTATTTCGTCTAGAACTGATCACGGGAAGTTTTGCCGTCACAGAAGATACAAAGGAAATGGTCGAACTTTTTCATGAGACTACTTTCATACCTTCAACCCTCTGTTGTGAAAATAATCTGAGCTCCTATGTAGATACCTTATCCGATGAAAGCAACAAACAGCTGCCGGGATACCGCTTGTCCATGATTGCCAGGCTTTATGATCTTATTGTTCATTTAGTGCGCATAAAAACACTGGCTATTCAACCTTTTCACCCAGGGCGAGTGTGTTCACCTGCAAAGAAGTTTGAATTCATCGAATCGATCTGTGAGTACCTAGAAGAGCATTATGCAGAAAATATTAAGCTTGACCAGGTGGCGGAACATATCAAATTCAGTAAGTTTTATGTATGTACCTTGTTTAAAGAGCTTAAGGGAGTCACTTTAATGGAGTATTTGAATCATTTTCGCATTATCAAATCAGAATGGGCCTTACTTTTCAGTGAAGACTCTATTCTCGATATCTCCATAAGGCATGGATTTAACAATATCAACTCCTACAATCGGCTGTTTAAAAAATATAACCACTGCACTCCCACCGAATTTCGAAAAAAGCATCGTACAAAGATCACAACATATGAAGGATAA